A window of Candidatus Epulonipiscium sp. genomic DNA:
CAGTTCCTAATAGTCCATATTCTCTAGCTGACTCAATAGCTTTCATAAGACGTTTTACAGCCAAAGGATATTCCGCACGAATATACACTAAACCTTTAGTTGCACCAATGGCATATCCACATACCGCCATAGCCTCAACAATAGAATGGGGGTCTCCTTCTAGAATGGAACGGTCCATAAATGCTCCCGGATCCCCTTCATCTGCATTACAAACAACATATTTTTGGTCTGCCTTATTCTTGTTAGTAAACTCCCATTTCAGTCCTGTTGGGAAACCACCGCCCCCACGGCCCCTAAGTCCTGATTTCTTCATTTCATCTATTACCCCTTCAGGGTTCATTTCTGTCAATGCCTTACCTAAAGCCTGATAACCTTCTCTTGCTATGTATTCATCAATATTGTCCGGATCGATAAAACCGCAGTTTCTAAGAGCTACTCGCATTTGTTTTTTGTAGAAATCCATATGCTTGGAATCTTCAATTGATTTATTAGAAGTGGGTTCCTTATATAATAGCTTTTCTACTTTTCTACCTTTAATCAAATGTTCCTTTACAATAACTTCAGCATCCTCTGGTCTAACCTGTATATAAAAAGTATTATCCGGAAGAATCTTAACAATTGGTCCTTTTTCGCAAAAACCAAAACATCCTGTTTTTAGTACTTGAACTTCATCTTCCATTCCATTTTCTTTTAAATGACTTTTAATATTCTCTACAATTTGGATAGAGTTCGAAGATACGCATCCTGTTCCTCCACACACCAATACATGCATTTTATATTTGGACATTACGAAAGCCTCCTTTTAAATTACTCATCCACTGTTTTATGAGTGACAGGTATAATGCCGTCCAATAGTTCGCCCTGCTTTATATACTTTTCTACTATTTCTTTAGCTCTTTGTTTTGTTACATCCCCAAAAACAACAGGCTCTTTTTCAGGAATCGTTACCTCTACAGTAGGCTCGGCATAGCAATATCCCATGCAACCTGTTTGTGATACAATCACATTTTCTAATTTTTGAGTATCTATTTCTTCTATGAACGTATTCATAACGTCCCTAGCTCCTGACGCAATTCCGCAAGTTGCCATTGCCACACGAACTTGAATCATTTTTTCAATTTTGTCGCCTTTTTCCCTTAGGTTTACTTTTGATTTGTATTGCTCTCTTAGGCTTTTTAATTCATCTAAAGATTTAATTTTAGCCATTTTTTACCCTCCCAATTTTCATTATTCATATTCTTTTAGAATTGATTTTACTTGATTGGTAGTAACACGACCATACACTTTATCCCCTACTAGAACAACAGGGGCTAATCCGCAAGCGCCAACACAGCGCAAAGCATCTAGGGAAAAATTACCATCAGGAGTTGTTTCACCTACTTCAATTTCTAGTACTCTTTTAAACTCATTTAATACCTTCTCTGCACCGCGGACATAACACGCTGTTCCCATGCAAACAGAAATAGGATGCTTTCCTTTAGGAACCATGGTAAAAAATGAATAAAAACTAACAATACCATATACCTTAGATACCGGAATATCCAACTTCTTTGCAACAAACTGCTGTACTTCTTTTGGAAGATATCCAAAAATCCCCTGAGCCCTATGTAATACAGAAATTAATGCTCCATTTTTTTCATTTAAATCATTGATAAATTGTTCTAGTTCACGAAAACCGTGTTCAGCCAATTTATTTGTACAACTTGCACAATCAGACATCTTTCTTCCCCCTTCTAAAATAATAAAATATTATAATCAAACTTCGAATTTCTTTAAAATCGAAGTGATTTTCATGGTAAAAGTTTAATGTATACAGTATGATATCAAATTATCATACTTTCATCTTTAATGTCAAGATTATGACATAAATCTTCATGGTTTTTTTATTATTTAACTTAATAATTTGATAAGCTCTGGAATAGATTTTATCGGCAGTTCTAAATATTGCTCTCTTTCAAATATATCCTCCAAATAATGGGCATCAGAGGACTTAATTACTTTTAATTCATTGTATTTTGATATTATTTTGTCAGAATCAGCATTTCGAGAGATTTCTATGGCTCCTATCTCTAAATCTTTAGGAATCCAACCCAAATTGGATACAATACTGTATGAATTTCTATCGATGTGTGCAGGGTAGGTTACCCCTTTTAGCTTCTTTACAAAGCTCACTACTTCATAAATATTTAAAGTTGTAGCTGTTAGGAGCAATCTGTCATTTTCCCTAATGATATCGTCATTTTCATCTAGAATAAATTGGTTTCCAAAAATATCAGCCCTATTCTTTAGAGGCGGAAGACTGTTGTAGACTATTTCTTGCATTTTATTTGCTGCATCCATATCAGGGAACAAACAAACCATATGTACTTCCTCCGAGGTTTCAATTTCCATTCCGGGAAGCACCATAAGGTGGCTGCCCTTGGCCACCCTCATCACCGTCTCCGCATTTTCACAGGAATTATGATCAGTAATAGCAATGATATCTAGCTCTTTTAAAAGTGACATGTTGACAATATTATTTGGAGTCATGTTTTTGTCCCCACAGGGTGAAAGTGCAGTGTGAATATGTAAATCATAAGCATATTTCATAGTTTTCCTTCTTTACTCTATCCCTATTTCGATAAGTTTTTTAATGGTGGTATAAGAGTTCATCTCCGTGGAAAAAACAGTAATTCCCTCTTCGTTAGCTCTTGTAACAGTATCCTTATCTATATGAGCTCCTTCCGATACTATAATGCAAGATAAGTTAAGTAAAGAGGCTATTGCTATAATATTAACGTGGCTTTGAATCGTTACCCATACTGCTCCTGGTTTTGCATTTGCTATAACCCAGCTTAAAAGATCCCCCGTATAGCCTGTTGTAACTTCCTTATCCACCCCACTAGCTCCTGCCACCATAAATAATTCTAGTTTTTCCATTATATCTTTTACTTTCATTTTCTCCCCCCTAATGTTCCTTTTTCCCGAAAGCTGGCGGTAGTTTTTGGGAAAGAGCTACCATGTCTTCTGCCATCTCTCTTACTTTTCTTCTTAACATAAAAACGCAGTCTTCTATATTAGCATTGTTTTGAACTATATCCTCTGCTAAAGCCCGACAAGTAGGGGCTCCACAAGAACCGCAGTCTATTTGTGGAAGTTCATCGTATATTCTTTCTAACTCCTCCATTTTTTTAATTGCTTCATTCATATCTTTATCCAAAGTCATAACAGGTTTAGAGATTACTTCTTTACTCCATGTTAAGTCATCATTAAATTCAGTTTCCATTATATTGGTGTCTTCTGTGTGCTCCATAGTATAGTTTAAAACCTTTTTTAAATGATTTTTGGCTACAAAACTATTTTCTACGGTCAAGGGTCCCCCGAGGCATCCCCCTGTACAAGCTAGACCTTCTATAAATTCTACATCTTGGAGTTTCCCATTTTCCACCTTTTCTAAAATCCTATTTACATTTTCTATTCCATCCACGGCAATATAATTATCAATTCCTAAACCTTTTCCTTCTCCTCCTGATACTGCCCATCTAATCCCTTCCCTAGAACTATGTCTTATTATTTGAACATCATCTAGTCTCCTTAAAATCGATATAAGTTTCTTATATACTTCTCTTATAGAAACTACCCTATCTACAAATGATTTTTCAAATCCTATGGGATTTCTTACATTTGTGGCTTTCGCAGCACAAGGACTAATAAAGAACACACCTATGTCTTCTTCTTTCATACCTTTGTTTACCAAGTTGTTTTTAACTATTCTTGCAGCTACTTCCATAGGGGACATAATAGGAAGAATATGATCTATTAATTCTGGGAATCT
This region includes:
- a CDS encoding 4Fe-4S binding protein; the encoded protein is MSEYLHSVTLQEDKCIGCTDCIKRCPTEAIRVRNGKAEIIDERCIDCGLCIKVCRNHAKRAITDSLDSLAEYKYKVAIPAPTLYAQFKDVLDVNAILTGLKILGFDEVFEVSKAAEIVTEESKKMLKTTQVKRPIISSACPVIVRLIQIRFPELIDHILPIMSPMEVAARIVKNNLVNKGMKEEDIGVFFISPCAAKATNVRNPIGFEKSFVDRVVSIREVYKKLISILRRLDDVQIIRHSSREGIRWAVSGGEGKGLGIDNYIAVDGIENVNRILEKVENGKLQDVEFIEGLACTGGCLGGPLTVENSFVAKNHLKKVLNYTMEHTEDTNIMETEFNDDLTWSKEVISKPVMTLDKDMNEAIKKMEELERIYDELPQIDCGSCGAPTCRALAEDIVQNNANIEDCVFMLRRKVREMAEDMVALSQKLPPAFGKKEH
- a CDS encoding NAD(P)H-dependent oxidoreductase subunit E encodes the protein MSDCASCTNKLAEHGFRELEQFINDLNEKNGALISVLHRAQGIFGYLPKEVQQFVAKKLDIPVSKVYGIVSFYSFFTMVPKGKHPISVCMGTACYVRGAEKVLNEFKRVLEIEVGETTPDGNFSLDALRCVGACGLAPVVLVGDKVYGRVTTNQVKSILKEYE
- a CDS encoding (2Fe-2S) ferredoxin domain-containing protein; this encodes MAKIKSLDELKSLREQYKSKVNLREKGDKIEKMIQVRVAMATCGIASGARDVMNTFIEEIDTQKLENVIVSQTGCMGYCYAEPTVEVTIPEKEPVVFGDVTKQRAKEIVEKYIKQGELLDGIIPVTHKTVDE
- a CDS encoding PHP domain-containing protein, which codes for MKYAYDLHIHTALSPCGDKNMTPNNIVNMSLLKELDIIAITDHNSCENAETVMRVAKGSHLMVLPGMEIETSEEVHMVCLFPDMDAANKMQEIVYNSLPPLKNRADIFGNQFILDENDDIIRENDRLLLTATTLNIYEVVSFVKKLKGVTYPAHIDRNSYSIVSNLGWIPKDLEIGAIEISRNADSDKIISKYNELKVIKSSDAHYLEDIFEREQYLELPIKSIPELIKLLS
- a CDS encoding AraC family transcriptional regulator, with the translated sequence MKVKDIMEKLELFMVAGASGVDKEVTTGYTGDLLSWVIANAKPGAVWVTIQSHVNIIAIASLLNLSCIIVSEGAHIDKDTVTRANEEGITVFSTEMNSYTTIKKLIEIGIE